From a region of the Gemmatimonas sp. genome:
- a CDS encoding DUF4199 domain-containing protein produces the protein MRNIVLKFGLISGALLSAMMAITIPFQDTIGFDLGMVVGYTTMVLAFLFVYFGVRSYRDTVAGGSLTFGRALKVGALIALIASCCYVATWEIMYFKFMPDFAEKMTAQTIAKARAAGESEAAVAKKQQEMAEFEAMYQNPAINAAMTFLEPLPVALIMTLVSAGLLSRRTVPPRET, from the coding sequence ATGCGCAACATCGTTCTGAAGTTCGGCCTGATCTCCGGCGCGCTCCTGTCGGCCATGATGGCCATCACGATCCCATTCCAGGACACGATCGGCTTCGACCTCGGCATGGTCGTTGGCTACACGACGATGGTGCTGGCCTTTCTGTTCGTCTATTTCGGCGTCCGCAGCTATCGCGATACCGTGGCGGGAGGCTCGTTGACCTTTGGGCGCGCCTTGAAGGTTGGCGCGCTCATCGCGTTGATCGCGTCCTGCTGCTACGTGGCCACGTGGGAAATCATGTACTTCAAGTTCATGCCTGACTTCGCCGAGAAGATGACGGCGCAAACAATTGCGAAGGCTCGCGCTGCTGGTGAGAGCGAGGCGGCCGTCGCGAAGAAGCAGCAGGAGATGGCGGAGTTCGAGGCGATGTACCAGAACCCAGCGATCAATGCGGCCATGACCTTCCTCGAACCGCTGCCGGTGGCGTTGATTATGACGTTGGTGTCGGCTGGCTTGCTGAGCCGGCGTACCGTCCCTCCACGAGAGACTTGA
- a CDS encoding oligopeptide transporter, OPT family, with amino-acid sequence MAYIAPETRLRELTPVPLLVGAVLGLIFGASSLYLVLKVGLTVSASIPVAVISITIFRLFAKLGGRDATILEHNIVQTAGSAGESIAFGIGVTMPAILILGFDLEIARVLLVAVLGGVLGILMMIPLRRALIVAQHGVLKYPEGTACAEVLKAGANAESRAAASDAAKREQESLGGAGTSARTIFTGFGIGIVYKTAMSALRAWKDVPEKVFGAPFSAASVSVEVSPELLGVGYIIGPRVAAVMFAGGVLAYLVLIPMIAYFGSALMTPLAPEARALIRDMSPGAIRNAYVLYIGAGAVAAGGIISVIRSMPTIWHGLREGLRDVSNSTAATVRDTVRTDRDLSIKLVLLGIVALLVALVGASPLYVGGTGFGTRIAAALLIVVFGFLFVTVSSRLTGEIGSSSNPISGMTVATLLLTCLAFVLLGWTGSNYYVTALSIGAIVCIAASNGGTTSQDLKTGFLVGATPRSQQIAIVVGALVSALALGPILLRLNAAGTVYVSATAMAADARGGTALTSGEMVDVRTLERRESVDGVMADGSTDSREYWVWHRQDPSGGNAEKYLVDDAGKPVYFVDPGINGSIRKLANGQDVPKFDAPKATLMSYIIKGILGGKLPWGLVLLGAMIALVLELSGIPSLAFAVGVYLPISTSAPLFVGGVVRWAVDRWIARKHVGRNLTDDELAAEGDKSPGVLMASGYIAGGAIAGILIAFVAGVPAMAGLNRAIEAMSVNNPLFVGPMADVLSLVPFVALIAVLYLTGREKLLGRPATGPS; translated from the coding sequence ATGGCCTATATCGCCCCCGAAACCCGCCTGCGCGAGCTCACCCCGGTGCCGCTGCTCGTGGGTGCGGTGCTCGGTTTGATCTTTGGCGCATCATCGCTGTATTTGGTGCTCAAGGTCGGACTCACCGTGAGCGCCTCGATTCCAGTGGCGGTCATCTCGATCACGATCTTCCGTCTGTTCGCGAAACTGGGCGGCCGTGATGCGACGATCCTCGAGCACAACATCGTGCAGACGGCGGGTTCGGCGGGCGAGTCGATCGCCTTCGGCATCGGCGTCACGATGCCGGCGATCCTCATTCTGGGTTTCGATCTCGAGATCGCGCGCGTGCTGTTGGTGGCGGTGCTTGGCGGTGTGCTGGGCATTCTCATGATGATTCCGCTGCGTCGCGCCCTGATCGTGGCGCAGCATGGTGTGCTGAAATATCCGGAAGGCACGGCGTGCGCCGAGGTGCTCAAGGCCGGTGCCAACGCCGAGTCGCGGGCGGCGGCGAGCGACGCGGCAAAGCGCGAGCAGGAATCGTTGGGAGGAGCCGGCACGAGTGCGCGCACGATCTTTACCGGCTTTGGGATCGGCATCGTGTACAAGACCGCGATGTCGGCACTGCGTGCCTGGAAGGATGTGCCGGAGAAAGTGTTCGGCGCGCCGTTCTCGGCGGCGTCAGTGTCGGTGGAAGTGTCGCCGGAGTTGCTGGGCGTGGGCTACATCATCGGCCCGCGCGTGGCCGCGGTGATGTTCGCCGGCGGCGTGCTGGCGTATCTCGTGCTCATTCCGATGATCGCGTACTTCGGATCGGCGCTCATGACCCCGTTGGCACCGGAGGCTCGCGCGTTGATCCGCGACATGAGCCCTGGAGCGATTCGCAATGCGTACGTGCTGTACATCGGTGCCGGCGCGGTGGCGGCGGGTGGCATCATCAGTGTGATTCGCTCGATGCCGACGATCTGGCATGGCTTGCGTGAAGGCTTGCGTGATGTGTCCAACTCCACCGCCGCCACGGTGCGCGATACGGTGCGGACCGACCGCGACCTGTCGATCAAGCTGGTGCTGCTTGGCATCGTCGCGCTGCTGGTCGCCTTGGTGGGCGCGAGTCCGCTGTATGTGGGCGGTACCGGCTTCGGCACACGCATCGCGGCGGCGCTGCTGATCGTGGTGTTCGGCTTTCTGTTCGTGACCGTGTCATCGCGATTAACGGGCGAGATCGGTTCGTCGTCGAATCCGATTTCCGGTATGACGGTGGCCACGCTGCTGCTCACCTGTCTGGCGTTTGTGTTGCTGGGGTGGACGGGCAGCAACTATTACGTGACCGCGCTCTCCATCGGCGCCATCGTGTGTATCGCCGCGTCGAACGGCGGCACCACGTCCCAGGACTTGAAAACGGGCTTCCTGGTGGGTGCCACACCGCGCTCGCAACAGATCGCGATCGTGGTTGGGGCGTTGGTGTCGGCGTTGGCGCTGGGGCCGATTCTGCTGCGCCTCAATGCTGCTGGCACGGTGTATGTGAGTGCGACGGCGATGGCGGCCGATGCGCGTGGTGGCACGGCGCTCACCAGCGGTGAGATGGTGGATGTGCGCACGCTCGAGCGGCGTGAATCGGTGGACGGCGTCATGGCCGACGGCAGCACCGATTCGCGCGAGTACTGGGTGTGGCACCGCCAAGACCCGAGCGGTGGCAACGCCGAGAAGTATCTCGTGGATGATGCGGGCAAGCCGGTGTACTTCGTGGATCCGGGCATCAACGGCAGTATCCGGAAGCTCGCGAACGGGCAGGATGTGCCGAAGTTCGACGCGCCCAAGGCGACCCTGATGTCGTACATCATCAAGGGTATCCTGGGCGGCAAGCTGCCGTGGGGGCTCGTGCTGCTGGGCGCGATGATCGCGCTCGTGCTCGAGCTGTCGGGGATTCCGTCGCTGGCCTTTGCGGTGGGCGTCTATCTGCCGATCTCCACCTCGGCGCCACTCTTCGTGGGCGGCGTGGTGCGCTGGGCGGTGGATCGCTGGATCGCGCGCAAGCACGTGGGGCGCAACCTCACCGACGACGAACTGGCGGCGGAAGGAGACAAGAGTCCCGGGGTGCTGATGGCGTCGGGCTACATCGCAGGCGGCGCGATCGCCGGCATCCTGATCGCTTTTGTGGCGGGCGTGCCGGCGATGGCGGGTCTCAATCGCGCGATCGAAGCGATGTCGGTGAACAACCCGCTGTTCGTGGGGCCGATGGCCGACGTGCTGTCGTTGGTGCCGTTCGTGGCGTTGATCGCGGTGCTCTATCTGACCGGTCGCGAGAAGCTGCTTGGCAGACCTGCTACAGGGCCTTCTTGA
- a CDS encoding TlpA disulfide reductase family protein yields MKSFRTLFTALAAATIALSSPALAQDLGIAVGETAPVGPLETLDGKTVDLSAYLGKTPVVLEFWATWCGNCKQLEPAMRAAMTKHGAKVKFVTVAVSVNQSVERVKGWQKANKLGGELLYDKKGTVSGAYDVPATSYVVVVNKAGKIVYTGVGGTQNLEAAIKKAL; encoded by the coding sequence ATGAAATCCTTCCGCACGCTCTTCACCGCCCTCGCTGCCGCGACGATCGCCTTATCGTCCCCCGCCCTCGCCCAGGACCTCGGTATCGCCGTCGGCGAAACGGCGCCCGTCGGCCCTCTCGAGACCCTCGACGGCAAGACGGTCGATCTCTCCGCCTACCTCGGCAAGACGCCGGTCGTGCTGGAGTTCTGGGCCACGTGGTGCGGCAACTGCAAGCAGCTTGAGCCAGCCATGCGCGCCGCCATGACCAAGCACGGCGCCAAGGTGAAGTTCGTGACCGTCGCGGTGTCGGTGAACCAGTCGGTCGAACGCGTGAAGGGCTGGCAGAAGGCCAACAAGCTTGGCGGCGAGCTGCTGTACGACAAGAAGGGCACCGTGAGCGGCGCCTACGACGTGCCGGCCACCAGCTACGTCGTGGTCGTCAACAAGGCCGGTAAGATCGTGTACACCGGCGTCGGCGGCACGCAGAACCTCGAAGCGGCCATCAAGAAGGCCCTGTAG